The Candidatus Defluviibacterium haderslevense DNA window ATAATGAATGGATACTACCTCCTTTGAGTGGAGGTAATACTTCAAAAGACACTAACGTTTTGCCTTTTGCTTTTTCAAAATATTCTGTAACTTTCATACTTTTAATAACAATTATTCGTGATTATGTTTCGACAAAATGAAATTCTTAAATAATCTTTTTATGTAAAAAATTATTGAATTTTTTTACGCCAAAAAATAACAATTCCAATGATGCCCGTAAAAATTAACAACAATGCAATGCCTTGAGACATTGAAGGATTCATTCCCAATATATTGTATCTTGGATTCACTCGTATCATTTCAATAAAAAACCGCTCAATGCCATTCAATAAGGCATAGATAAAAAAGAGCACACCTGCATATGGAATTCGTGTCCGAAGAAACCATAATATACCTGTAATCAATAATGCCAAAATGGATTCATATAAAGGGGTAGGAAACACTTTAGGTATTAATTCAGTACAATAATGCCAAGTGCATCCTTCTATTTTGACTCCTTCTTCGATTACATTATGTGGATATGAAAACGCCCACCAGGAGTCCGGAAGCAAAAACCATCCTGGTTTAGCCATCTCATTGACAATTCCCCAATCCCCGTCTCCTGAAATATGACAGCCCATTCTTCCAACACAATAACCAATCATTAATGTTGGTGCAATCGCGTCCATCATATGAATGGGATGTAAACCTTTAGATTTAACATAACGAAATACTATAATAAAGGCTAAAATTAACCCACCGTATATAGTCAATCCACTTCCAGAAAAAAAAGTACCTATGGGATCTCTAAAGAAATCACCAAGATTCTCCAATATGGAAAATAATTTCGATCCAATAATACCCGATAAAGCAGCAATACCTGTAATATCGAAAAGCCTTGATTGCGGTGTAATGAATACATCTTTTCTCTGAATCTCTTTATCTTTTTGTTGATTCATTTTATAAATCCAATATCCTGCAGTAAGTACAGCAAATCCTAA harbors:
- a CDS encoding prolipoprotein diacylglyceryl transferase; translated protein: MYPDLSYILHALIGTQPDNAFSIIKSFGLFLGFSFLASGYLLYLELKRKEKSGQIVGRMENIIVYKPIDWQEIGIQTFVNFLFGFKLGLIVSDFAAFKSSPEKAIFSLNGNWFWGLGFAVLTAGYWIYKMNQQKDKEIQRKDVFITPQSRLFDITGIAALSGIIGSKLFSILENLGDFFRDPIGTFFSGSGLTIYGGLILAFIIVFRYVKSKGLHPIHMMDAIAPTLMIGYCVGRMGCHISGDGDWGIVNEMAKPGWFLLPDSWWAFSYPHNVIEEGVKIEGCTWHYCTELIPKVFPTPLYESILALLITGILWFLRTRIPYAGVLFFIYALLNGIERFFIEMIRVNPRYNILGMNPSMSQGIALLLIFTGIIGIVIFWRKKIQ